One genomic segment of Eriocheir sinensis breed Jianghai 21 unplaced genomic scaffold, ASM2467909v1 Scaffold1563, whole genome shotgun sequence includes these proteins:
- the LOC126990339 gene encoding uncharacterized protein LOC126990339 translates to MGVPKGLCCQLVLLLLHLLALGKGVRGISCYVCSSKNKSDVSCEDPYHPAYSIYSQDCQVPKEGHIGQFPANYCVKIIGTSVMTSESLVIRTCVLENMDSQCGVFKFGGEQLTGCILTCSYNGCNASPPANTLSRLALLLPLTLLFSSRVFC, encoded by the exons ATGGGCGTACCAAAGGGTCTTTGCTGTCAgttagtgctgctgctgcttcaccttTTGGCGCTGGGCAAAG GTGTGCGGGGCATCAGTTGCTACGTTTGTTCCTCTAAGAACAAGTCTGATGTCAGTTGTGAGGACCCTTACCACCCGGCGTATTCAATCTATTCTCAGGACTGCCAGGTGCCCAAGGAGGGTCACATCGGACAGTTCCCTGCCAACTACTGCGTCAAGATCATCGGGACATCAG TGATGACGAGCGAGTCCCTGGTGATCCGAACGTGTGTGCTGGAGAACATGGACTCCCAGTGTGGTGTCTTCAAGTTTGGCGGCGAGCAACTGACTGGCTGCATCCTCACCTGTAGCTACAATGGGTGTAATGCATCTCCCCCTGCCAACACCCTCTCCCGCCTcgccctcctcttacctctcacCTTACTGTTCTCTTCTCGTGTCTTCTGTTAG